One part of the Dyadobacter sp. 676 genome encodes these proteins:
- a CDS encoding response regulator transcription factor, giving the protein MNIQIIIAEDHPLVLAGIQFLLMEHKPEATVTCTTDFFKTIAILEKRRFDLLIMDINLPGGDKVSMIHSVRLKQPDIPILVCSSYDEQLYALPFLKAGANGYISKTAINSDFITAVNQVLSGRTYTSPEVTQHAFRQLFNARDDQESLIEKLSERELEVAQLLVKGASTKSISQHLNLSPSSISIYKAKIFEKLGVGNVIELTTYFQLNR; this is encoded by the coding sequence ATGAATATTCAGATCATTATCGCCGAAGATCACCCGCTCGTACTGGCGGGAATTCAGTTTTTATTGATGGAACATAAGCCCGAGGCGACCGTGACCTGTACAACCGACTTTTTCAAGACGATCGCCATACTCGAAAAGCGCAGATTTGACCTGCTGATCATGGACATCAACCTTCCCGGCGGCGACAAAGTAAGCATGATCCATTCGGTCAGGTTAAAGCAGCCGGATATCCCGATACTGGTCTGTTCGAGCTACGACGAGCAGCTATATGCATTACCGTTCCTCAAAGCCGGTGCGAATGGTTATATCTCCAAAACGGCGATCAACAGCGACTTTATCACGGCCGTAAACCAGGTGCTGAGCGGTCGTACCTACACGAGCCCCGAGGTAACGCAGCACGCTTTCCGCCAGCTGTTCAATGCGAGGGACGATCAGGAATCGCTCATCGAAAAGCTTTCGGAGCGGGAACTGGAAGTCGCCCAGCTGCTGGTAAAGGGGGCATCGACCAAGTCGATTAGCCAGCATCTGAACCTTTCGCCTTCGTCCATAAGCATCTACAAGGCTAAAATTTTTGAAAAACTGGGCGTTGGGAATGTAATCGAGCTGACTACCTATTTTCAGCTAAACAGATAG
- the gdhA gene encoding NADP-specific glutamate dehydrogenase has protein sequence MTSVQSFMTRIIDRNPGEKEFHQAVHEVAETIIPFIHDKPHYQKAKILERIAEPERVIIFRVPWMNDRGEVEINRGYRVQMNSAIGPYKGGLRFHPSVNLSTLKFLAFEQIFKNSLTQLPMGGGKGGADFDPKGRSDREVMFFCQSFMTELFRHISSDNDVPAGDIGVGAREIGFLFGQYKRLKNEFTGVLTGKGASYGGSLIRPEATGYGVVYFVEQMLGQRHDSIKGKRVVISGSGNVAQYTLEKCIELGAKVVTLSDSSGYIYDEKGIDAEKFAYIMHLKNEERGRINAYADKFGCEFIAGKTPWEVPCDIALPNATQNELNVDDARLLIKNGCICVAEGANMPCTPEAIEVFENNDILYAPGKAANAGGVAVSGLEMSQNSLRLSWSRQEVDQKLQEIMLNIHSTCLRYGRRPDGRMSYLQGANIGGFVRVADAMLAQGLV, from the coding sequence GTGACATCAGTACAATCCTTCATGACCCGGATCATCGATCGGAATCCGGGCGAAAAAGAATTCCATCAAGCCGTCCACGAGGTTGCCGAAACAATTATCCCCTTTATTCACGATAAACCGCATTATCAGAAAGCCAAAATCCTTGAACGGATCGCGGAGCCGGAGCGCGTCATTATTTTCAGGGTGCCCTGGATGAACGACCGGGGTGAAGTGGAGATCAACCGCGGTTACCGGGTTCAAATGAACAGCGCCATTGGTCCTTACAAGGGAGGACTCCGTTTTCATCCCTCCGTGAACCTGAGCACGTTGAAATTCCTTGCATTCGAGCAGATTTTTAAAAACAGCCTGACCCAGCTACCGATGGGCGGTGGCAAGGGAGGTGCCGATTTCGACCCGAAGGGGCGTTCGGATCGGGAAGTGATGTTTTTTTGCCAGAGTTTCATGACGGAACTGTTTCGTCACATCAGCTCGGACAACGACGTGCCGGCGGGAGATATCGGGGTAGGGGCCCGGGAAATCGGTTTTTTGTTTGGTCAATACAAACGGCTCAAAAACGAATTTACCGGCGTGTTGACGGGCAAAGGCGCAAGCTACGGCGGAAGCCTGATCCGTCCGGAAGCGACGGGCTACGGGGTCGTCTATTTTGTGGAGCAAATGCTGGGCCAGCGGCACGACAGCATAAAAGGGAAGCGGGTGGTCATTTCAGGGTCCGGTAATGTGGCGCAATACACGCTCGAAAAGTGTATCGAGCTGGGCGCGAAGGTGGTGACGCTCTCCGACTCATCGGGTTATATCTACGATGAGAAAGGCATCGACGCGGAGAAGTTTGCCTACATCATGCATTTGAAAAATGAAGAACGCGGCCGGATCAATGCATATGCCGATAAGTTCGGGTGTGAATTTATTGCCGGAAAAACACCGTGGGAGGTCCCGTGCGACATTGCCCTGCCGAACGCTACACAAAACGAATTGAACGTTGACGATGCGCGCCTGCTGATCAAAAACGGTTGCATATGCGTGGCGGAGGGCGCGAACATGCCTTGCACACCCGAAGCAATCGAGGTATTCGAAAACAACGATATCCTGTACGCTCCCGGAAAGGCGGCGAATGCGGGTGGCGTGGCGGTTTCAGGTCTTGAAATGTCACAAAATTCGCTGCGCTTGTCATGGTCGCGGCAGGAGGTAGATCAGAAATTACAGGAGATAATGTTAAACATCCATTCGACATGCCTGCGCTACGGGCGTAGGCCGGACGGGCGCATGAGCTACCTGCAAGGGGCCAATATCGGAGGCTTTGTGCGGGTGGCCGATGCGATGCTGGCACAAGGACTGGTGTAA
- a CDS encoding TonB-dependent receptor — translation MLPRIILVFTLSLCALSGQNLFAQTEKGTVKGTVKNSFNQPVPSAHVLIKGSGKGVHTDENGAFAIADIAPGAATLRISSLGFASQEQKIRIDAGATTVVEVKLEENTSQLDEVIVSASRRVESLAETPSSVTVISPKEIDALSTISPNIANIVGYAVPGLGSSTNQTGNYGQTLRGRNLLVLIDGIPQSTPLRAGGRDIRSIDPSVIERVEVIKGATAIYGNGADGGLINYITKVPRGARKIGGYSQAGLTGNTKGDSTIGYRFSQQLFGKLNKFDYVVSGMYEKTGVYRDAEGQVISPEYGLGETKIYNAFTKMGYDFTESQRLELMYNYYSSNQHSAFVLKNGVFGKSPAIGVLGKRVGIDEGTRHNHNLNLQYTNKEIVGRTSLTANVYLQDFWTVYSNSASFYGSGQSEIVSNKKGLRVNLNTPLQFSSKISGDITYGFDLLNDQTAQSLVDGRVWVPNIDMRNLAPYAQISTQWFNHLNVKAGARAENIRIQIDDYNTLATGPDGAGSIAVKGGILDYNALVFNAGARYSKFRYFNPFVSYSQSFSIFDLGRVLRAARESTISKLETKPIIVDNYEGGFSSQLGKLSFTAAYYYSTSKLGSNLLEVDGVYIAERMPERVWGYEIQMDYRVYGGLTVGGNYAYVEGKGDKDQDGNFSGPKDTYLNSNRITPPKITAYAKFNHKGLNVDLNWMYVGSRDRFKPNEKGVYALGEAPIESFNLWNLAAAYKVTRQFRLSLGIENLLNTAYYPTIAQFYGNDANYTRGNGRRFNLVLGYAF, via the coding sequence ATGCTACCTCGAATTATACTTGTTTTTACATTGTCCCTCTGCGCCTTATCCGGACAGAACCTCTTTGCCCAGACGGAAAAAGGGACCGTGAAAGGAACCGTTAAAAACTCATTTAACCAGCCGGTCCCGTCGGCCCATGTACTTATCAAAGGAAGCGGCAAAGGCGTTCATACCGATGAAAACGGGGCGTTCGCCATTGCCGATATCGCGCCGGGCGCGGCAACCCTTCGCATATCGTCCCTGGGCTTCGCGTCACAGGAGCAAAAAATCCGTATCGACGCCGGGGCAACCACCGTTGTGGAAGTTAAACTGGAAGAAAATACCTCGCAACTCGACGAAGTGATCGTCTCGGCCAGCCGCAGGGTAGAATCGCTCGCGGAAACGCCCTCTTCGGTCACCGTAATCAGCCCGAAAGAGATCGATGCGCTGTCAACTATCAGTCCCAATATTGCGAACATCGTGGGGTACGCGGTTCCCGGGTTGGGCTCCTCCACCAATCAGACCGGGAATTACGGCCAGACCCTTCGCGGCAGAAACCTGCTCGTGCTGATCGACGGCATTCCGCAATCCACACCGCTTCGGGCAGGTGGCCGCGATATCCGCTCCATCGACCCTTCGGTGATCGAGCGCGTAGAGGTAATCAAAGGCGCGACGGCCATATACGGCAACGGGGCCGATGGCGGGTTGATCAACTACATTACCAAGGTTCCCAGAGGTGCCCGCAAAATCGGCGGCTATTCGCAGGCAGGCCTGACCGGCAATACCAAAGGCGACAGCACGATCGGTTACCGGTTCTCCCAGCAGCTTTTCGGCAAGCTCAATAAATTCGATTACGTCGTCAGCGGCATGTACGAGAAAACCGGGGTTTACCGCGATGCCGAAGGACAGGTGATTTCGCCGGAATATGGCCTGGGCGAAACCAAAATATACAATGCTTTTACAAAAATGGGGTATGATTTTACCGAAAGCCAAAGGCTTGAACTAATGTACAATTATTACAGTTCGAACCAGCATTCCGCCTTCGTTCTGAAAAACGGGGTATTTGGAAAAAGCCCCGCCATCGGGGTCCTGGGAAAGCGGGTGGGGATCGATGAGGGGACGAGACATAACCATAACCTCAATCTCCAGTATACCAACAAGGAGATCGTCGGCCGGACAAGCCTGACGGCCAATGTCTACTTGCAGGACTTCTGGACGGTATATTCCAATTCCGCTTCGTTTTACGGCAGCGGGCAATCCGAAATCGTGTCCAACAAAAAGGGTTTAAGGGTTAATTTGAATACCCCGTTGCAGTTTTCCAGCAAAATTTCGGGAGACATTACCTACGGTTTCGACCTGCTGAACGATCAAACCGCTCAGAGCCTTGTCGACGGACGGGTGTGGGTCCCCAACATCGATATGCGCAACCTGGCGCCTTACGCACAGATTTCGACGCAGTGGTTTAACCACCTGAATGTGAAGGCCGGGGCAAGGGCCGAAAACATAAGGATTCAAATCGATGACTACAATACGCTGGCTACGGGACCCGACGGTGCGGGCAGTATCGCCGTGAAAGGCGGGATCCTCGACTACAATGCCCTTGTGTTCAATGCCGGTGCCCGGTACTCCAAATTCCGCTATTTTAACCCGTTTGTAAGCTATTCGCAGTCCTTCTCCATTTTTGATCTGGGCAGGGTACTCCGCGCCGCCCGGGAAAGCACGATATCCAAGCTGGAAACGAAGCCTATTATCGTCGACAATTACGAAGGCGGTTTCAGCAGCCAGTTGGGCAAGCTCAGCTTTACCGCCGCCTACTATTACAGCACGTCGAAACTCGGCTCCAATCTCCTGGAAGTCGACGGCGTGTATATCGCCGAGCGGATGCCCGAGCGTGTTTGGGGATACGAGATACAGATGGATTACCGTGTGTATGGCGGGCTGACCGTCGGCGGGAACTACGCGTATGTGGAAGGGAAAGGAGATAAGGACCAGGACGGAAATTTCAGCGGACCGAAAGACACCTATCTGAACTCCAACCGGATCACGCCTCCCAAGATCACAGCGTATGCGAAATTTAATCACAAAGGTCTGAATGTTGACCTCAACTGGATGTACGTGGGAAGCCGCGACCGGTTCAAACCCAACGAAAAGGGCGTTTATGCGCTTGGAGAGGCCCCTATTGAGTCGTTCAACCTCTGGAACCTCGCAGCCGCCTATAAAGTCACCCGGCAGTTCAGACTAAGCCTGGGCATCGAAAACCTGCTCAACACGGCCTACTACCCCACCATCGCACAGTTTTACGGCAACGATGCCAATTACACACGCGGGAACGGACGCCGGTTTAACCTGGTTCTCGGTTACGCGTTTTAA
- a CDS encoding two-component regulator propeller domain-containing protein — protein MKSSPIVPLILCIVWLLSSTHSYGQQKPPGYWFRQFTDESGLPQNSVKAIMQDRNGFVWLTTEAGLTRFDGHRFMTFEKSVIPISTNRIRGFVPALGDTARRRYEFYALSEKNEYIGIRRDGLVSVDPTFYTRYQRYNPFSRNETRHNSILASLPAQYHIDPASEHYFAIANDGSHFVWIKDQVICFRKGKRVFTSKGHFRHLILVDSHPYGIDDQGNLLALGNIPRKAALSGDILANRRYVANRNHHRLFWNNTSHQAFLYLDRALYLLKPSESGNLTTQLLLEGFDFDNLDIIATFFDAQSGCLFLGSRTKGLLLFKKEDFHTHKLQAANADNVYYAQVAGRGSVLTAQGYLFSMGAGASGPVITRVSPFLEKISSKFCMARCPDGTFWVQFGFDVYKMDAAGRKVLAHITLPEKAQSLFLEPGGRLWVGCETNGIYSIEEKNDKHTARLMFRLGVKAVTILGQENSKTLFLATENALYRLNSGTGALRQVKPFENITVRSCYTTPDGTWITSYGNGFFLLKGNRVVRFPLDSDRFLATAHCIVGDRKGFFWITTNRGLFQVAKKQLLDYAADNGNPVYYLFYDKSNGFTTNEFNGGCQPCASTLADGTVSLPSMDGLVWYKPEEIKPELPDKGIFINSVREDNEELDVADTLEVSRDFEQLRVAIATPYFGNVRNVQIQYSLTGEGRPEHWVPVNADLVIAVSNVPYGEYLLKIKKKNGFGLNDFSYKTVHLRVPRAWYETWWFRSLVLAMMAGLFFVSVKWRTAHLAKKEREASLIRHYRVISQITAAVNHDIQTPLYYIDYALKLFNDYLHKQGPVDPLMLRLSDETLNTSQRLNARTKNILDYIKLQSKSAAARTDMATVDVYELVSTVSDLFAAIAAYREVLIQSTVAPGFTVHSDRNLLSIVIHNLVDNALKVCQSEISVSSVAENGQKQILIGNDGKALPEELAGWLNRNYRSYEEWVYASRHPGRKGIGLVIVKDLCVLLGIGITATSPRENCTLIRLTFGSDDQASAPSKR, from the coding sequence ATGAAATCCAGCCCCATCGTTCCGCTTATCTTGTGTATCGTCTGGCTGCTGTCGTCGACGCACAGCTACGGACAGCAAAAGCCGCCGGGTTACTGGTTCCGGCAATTCACAGACGAGAGCGGCCTCCCGCAGAATAGCGTCAAAGCCATCATGCAGGACCGGAACGGCTTCGTCTGGCTGACGACCGAAGCGGGCCTGACGCGCTTCGACGGCCACCGTTTTATGACTTTTGAAAAATCGGTCATTCCTATTTCCACCAACCGCATCCGTGGTTTCGTGCCGGCATTGGGGGATACCGCACGAAGGCGCTACGAATTTTACGCCTTATCGGAAAAAAACGAGTATATAGGTATCCGCCGCGACGGGCTGGTTTCGGTGGACCCGACATTTTATACCCGCTACCAGCGGTACAATCCGTTCTCCCGGAACGAAACGAGACACAACAGCATACTGGCCAGTCTGCCGGCGCAATACCATATCGACCCGGCCAGCGAGCACTATTTCGCCATCGCAAATGACGGGAGCCATTTCGTCTGGATAAAAGACCAGGTGATTTGTTTTCGAAAAGGCAAGCGCGTTTTTACTTCGAAAGGGCATTTCCGGCATCTTATTCTGGTCGACTCCCATCCTTATGGCATCGATGATCAGGGGAACTTACTGGCGCTCGGCAACATCCCGCGCAAGGCGGCTCTCAGCGGGGATATTCTGGCCAACCGCCGTTACGTCGCAAATAGGAACCACCACCGCCTTTTCTGGAACAATACTTCCCATCAGGCATTTTTATATCTGGATCGCGCGCTCTATCTCCTGAAACCTTCGGAGTCGGGCAACCTGACCACCCAGTTGCTATTGGAAGGTTTCGATTTCGACAACCTGGATATCATTGCCACATTCTTCGATGCGCAGAGCGGCTGCCTGTTTCTGGGGAGTCGGACGAAAGGGTTATTGCTGTTTAAAAAAGAGGATTTCCACACGCACAAGTTGCAGGCGGCTAATGCCGACAACGTATATTATGCCCAGGTAGCGGGGCGTGGCTCTGTTCTGACTGCCCAGGGTTATCTTTTTTCCATGGGCGCCGGCGCTTCCGGGCCGGTAATCACCCGGGTTTCTCCTTTTCTCGAAAAGATCAGCAGCAAATTCTGCATGGCCCGTTGCCCCGACGGCACCTTCTGGGTCCAGTTTGGATTCGATGTTTACAAAATGGACGCGGCCGGGCGAAAAGTACTCGCCCATATTACGCTGCCCGAAAAAGCCCAGTCGCTCTTTCTGGAACCCGGCGGCAGGCTATGGGTCGGATGTGAAACCAACGGGATATATTCGATCGAAGAGAAAAATGATAAGCACACGGCACGGCTGATGTTCAGGCTCGGCGTGAAGGCTGTTACGATTTTAGGGCAGGAAAATAGTAAAACCCTGTTTTTAGCTACCGAGAATGCCCTTTACAGACTGAATTCCGGCACCGGCGCGCTCCGGCAAGTCAAACCCTTTGAAAACATCACAGTCCGAAGCTGTTATACCACACCGGACGGAACCTGGATCACCTCCTACGGCAATGGTTTTTTCCTTTTAAAGGGAAACCGGGTAGTCAGGTTTCCGCTGGACAGCGACCGCTTCCTGGCCACGGCCCATTGCATTGTCGGGGACCGAAAGGGTTTCTTTTGGATAACCACCAACCGCGGACTTTTTCAGGTTGCCAAAAAACAACTGCTGGATTACGCAGCCGACAACGGCAATCCGGTGTATTATCTTTTTTACGATAAAAGCAATGGATTCACAACCAATGAGTTCAACGGCGGATGCCAGCCCTGCGCGTCGACATTGGCGGACGGCACCGTATCGCTTCCTTCGATGGACGGCCTGGTATGGTACAAACCCGAGGAGATCAAGCCGGAGCTTCCCGACAAGGGTATATTCATCAATTCCGTCCGGGAAGACAACGAGGAACTCGACGTCGCGGACACGCTGGAGGTATCCCGCGATTTCGAACAGTTGCGTGTAGCGATCGCGACACCTTATTTCGGTAATGTCCGAAATGTCCAGATTCAATATTCGCTTACCGGAGAAGGACGTCCGGAGCATTGGGTACCGGTCAATGCGGATCTGGTGATAGCCGTTTCGAATGTCCCCTATGGCGAATACCTGCTGAAAATCAAAAAAAAGAACGGGTTCGGATTAAATGATTTCAGTTACAAAACCGTGCATTTGCGTGTTCCGCGCGCCTGGTATGAGACCTGGTGGTTCCGCTCTCTGGTGCTGGCCATGATGGCGGGATTATTCTTCGTATCTGTAAAATGGAGAACTGCCCACCTGGCCAAAAAGGAACGCGAGGCCAGCCTGATACGCCATTACCGGGTGATCAGCCAAATTACGGCGGCCGTAAACCACGATATTCAGACACCGCTGTACTACATCGATTACGCACTCAAGCTATTTAATGATTACCTGCACAAGCAGGGGCCCGTCGATCCGCTTATGCTCCGGCTGAGCGACGAAACACTCAACACTTCTCAACGATTGAATGCCCGGACTAAAAACATCCTGGATTATATCAAGCTGCAAAGCAAGTCGGCGGCCGCACGTACTGACATGGCCACAGTTGATGTTTATGAGCTGGTTTCGACTGTTTCCGACCTGTTTGCCGCGATCGCAGCTTACAGGGAAGTGCTGATCCAAAGTACCGTTGCTCCCGGCTTCACCGTGCACAGCGACCGCAACCTGCTTTCCATCGTCATACACAATCTGGTCGATAATGCCCTGAAAGTCTGTCAATCCGAAATAAGCGTGTCCTCCGTTGCAGAAAACGGGCAAAAGCAAATCCTTATCGGGAATGACGGAAAGGCGCTTCCGGAAGAATTAGCCGGTTGGCTCAACAGGAATTACAGGTCATACGAAGAATGGGTGTACGCCTCCCGGCATCCCGGCCGGAAAGGCATTGGCCTGGTGATCGTCAAGGACTTGTGTGTCTTGCTTGGCATCGGCATTACGGCGACCTCGCCGCGCGAAAACTGCACGCTGATCCGCCTGACTTTTGGCAGCGATGACCAGGCAAGTGCTCCCAGTAAGCGGTAG
- a CDS encoding DUF72 domain-containing protein → MERHQIFMGTSGLVLPYKNRQAYPAAFEGRSRLGVYGALFNSIEINSIFYKLPKPSTVAQWSASVGDEFRFTFKLWKQITHNKGLDFERTDIEKFFGTIAGAGDKKGCVLVQFPASIKVSSFEKLERMLSCIQDYNKGQWPLALEFRSDSWYTAPVYQLLNVYGATMVYHDKAGSNSPQPELDAGHIYLRFHGPDGNYKGSYDQGLLYEYAGYIAEWAGAGKIVYVYFNNTMGNAVDNLRTLDKFLKDDYPAL, encoded by the coding sequence ATGGAGCGACATCAGATATTCATGGGCACGAGCGGGTTGGTTTTACCGTATAAAAACCGGCAGGCTTATCCGGCGGCCTTCGAAGGGCGGAGCAGGCTCGGCGTTTACGGCGCATTGTTTAATTCAATAGAGATCAATTCGATTTTTTATAAGCTTCCCAAACCCTCGACGGTAGCGCAATGGAGTGCGTCCGTCGGTGACGAATTCCGGTTTACATTTAAGCTCTGGAAGCAAATCACGCACAACAAAGGGCTGGATTTTGAAAGGACCGACATCGAAAAGTTTTTCGGGACAATAGCCGGGGCCGGGGATAAAAAAGGATGCGTTCTGGTCCAATTTCCAGCTTCTATCAAAGTTTCATCATTTGAAAAACTCGAACGGATGCTTTCCTGCATTCAGGACTATAATAAAGGCCAATGGCCTTTGGCGCTGGAATTCCGAAGCGATTCCTGGTATACGGCCCCGGTTTATCAGCTATTGAATGTGTATGGTGCGACCATGGTTTATCACGACAAAGCCGGAAGCAATTCGCCGCAACCGGAGCTTGACGCCGGCCACATCTACCTCCGCTTTCACGGGCCGGACGGAAATTACAAAGGCAGCTACGACCAGGGCCTGCTTTACGAATATGCCGGCTATATTGCCGAATGGGCCGGTGCCGGTAAAATTGTGTATGTCTATTTCAACAACACCATGGGCAATGCCGTAGATAACCTCAGGACACTGGATAAATTTCTGAAAGACGACTACCCGGCCCTTTAA
- a CDS encoding XRE family transcriptional regulator, which translates to MLTAEGNTLNIGDRIRILRTSQKRTLQEVADGSDLSKSMISKIENNKTVPSVAALVKIAQVLGTNISSLLETEEWLNAIFTARLTAEQNLTKTDKGYFIYPFGTEYHQKKMQPMLFVAKKGEVKQHELSHEGEEFIYVIEGEMKMTLGDAEYLLKAGDSMYFNCLQKHGIMPVSDEVKYLDIFV; encoded by the coding sequence ATGCTGACAGCCGAAGGGAATACGCTTAATATCGGAGACCGGATCAGGATATTAAGAACGAGCCAGAAAAGAACATTGCAGGAGGTAGCCGATGGAAGCGATTTGTCCAAAAGCATGATCTCCAAAATCGAGAATAACAAGACCGTCCCGTCGGTTGCCGCATTGGTGAAAATCGCGCAGGTGCTGGGGACCAATATTTCCAGTTTGCTGGAAACGGAGGAGTGGCTCAACGCCATTTTCACGGCGAGACTTACGGCGGAACAAAATCTGACGAAGACGGATAAGGGCTATTTTATCTATCCGTTCGGAACTGAGTACCATCAGAAAAAAATGCAGCCGATGCTTTTCGTCGCAAAAAAAGGCGAGGTCAAGCAGCATGAGCTCTCGCATGAAGGCGAGGAATTCATTTATGTGATCGAAGGAGAAATGAAAATGACGCTGGGCGATGCCGAATACCTTTTAAAGGCAGGCGACAGCATGTATTTCAATTGCCTTCAAAAGCACGGTATCATGCCGGTTTCGGACGAAGTGAAATATCTGGATATTTTCGTATAA